The sequence AGAATTTAATGAAGATATCATTAAAAACTTTGAAACTGCAGAAGAAATCATTTCAGGAGTAAGAAATTACCGTCAGACAAAAGGAATTTCACCAAGAGAAGCTGTTGAAGTTTACACAAATGCTTTGAATTTTGAAAATGAAGCGGTAGTTAGAAAATTAGCAAGCATTTCTGAAATTCACTTTGGTGAAAAAACGGATAAACCAAGCTTTACTTTCTTGGTAAGATCTACTGAAATTTCAATTCCTTTAAGCGAAAAATTAGATTTAGAAGAAGAAAAAAAGAAGACAGAAGAAGAAGTAAAATATCTGAAAGGATTTTTAATCTCTGTTGATAAAAAGCTTTCTAACGAAAAATTTGTTGCCAACGCAAAACCAGAAGTGGTAGAAGTTGAACGCAAAAAACAAAAAGATGCGCAGGATAAGATTGCGATTTTAGAAGAAAAGCTGAAAAGTTTATAAAAGTCTTTTAAACAAACTTTTATAATATGGAAGACGATAGAGAAATTTTTACATTAAATAGCAATACTGTTGCTTCAAATCCAGGTAGAGTAAAAGTTATGCCTTTGGTTTTGATGAAACATTTTCATACACCTATTTTATTATTAATTGCTCTATTGACTTCGATTGCATTTGCTCTTGATGTCTCATTAATTTGGGGTGGATTTGCTTTTCTTATTTTTTTAGCAATAAATATTTTTTATTGGAGAAGAAAAAAAGAACATTTTGCACACGGAGATTCAAACGGCGGAATTATTATTTCAGATAAACCAAAACTCATTGCAGTTACCACAGATCTTTCCATAGGATTCGGAGGAAAGTATCCTGTTGTGAAAATTATATCTTACAAAGGGAAAGGAAAATTAAATGATAGAATAAGTACTGTTGCCTTATATCAAGGCTCCGATAATACTACTACTCATTGGGATGATTTTTTTCCCGTTCCGGTAGAATATGTAAATAATAATCAGATAGAGCTGAAAGATGTTTTGCAATCTTATTCCAATGAAAGTTGGGAAATTCTACAAAATAGAATTCAACAAATAAATAAACCATACAGGGAAGGCTTATTTATAATTTATTCTGACGATAGCAATTGGTAATTACTGAAAAGTTAATAAAATAAGGTAGAGACTTAGGCTGTTGTAATCTTAGCCTCAACCTTAACCTAAAAAATTAAAATGACACACCTAGAAAACATACAAAAACTATTCTCAAAAAACTTCGTAGAAAGTCCGCTTCTCGAAAGTTTTGATGTGGGAAAAATATATCTTCCAACCGGAAAACTGGTTGCATGCGACCCTTTGATCACAAATGATATGCAGGCTTTCACCAATGTTTTCCCTAAAGGTGATTTTTCCGTTTTACTCCATAAAGAAAGAGAAAGTAACTGCGTTGCTTATGCCGAAATTGTTTTTACTGATGCCGAAATTACATCTTGGAAATTAGCAACAACCGAAAGTCAAAACATTAAAGATTTAGCCGAAGGTGAAGTTTTTGGTTATCCCGTAGAAAGTGGAATGGGATGTTTTATGGATGTAGAAACGCAGACCAGCCTTAGTGATTTAGAACAGAAACTTTTTCGAAGAAAAGGAGACGATTTCATGGGGATTTACGAAGAGTTTTTCCATGAGCATTTTTTTGATGAAAACGGGGCAATTGACCAATATGCTTTTTTGAAACCTTCAGAAGAGCTTCCGGGAACTATTTTTGGTTTTGAAACCGGTTATGGCGAAGGTTTTTACGCAAGTTATATCGGTTATGATCAAGCAAATGCACCTGTGAAAATTGTAACTGAATTTATTGAAATTTTAGTAAATTAAATGGCTCTAAAGCTCGATCTGAATAAATTAATTCATACGATTGAAAGTTAAATTTGATTTAATTTAATCAAGATTTAAAATTTTTATTTTTTGTAACAGTAAGTTGTTTAAATTTACTGATAGCTAAATGTACAGAATATGAATTTTTCTTCAACACAACACAAAATCATTGTGGTTGGAAGTTGCTCACTAGATTTGGTTTTATATACCGAAAAGATTCCGTCTTCTAATGAAACGGTGATGGCAAGTCACTGCGATAATTATTTTGGCGGAAAAGGTGCTAATCAGGCGGTTGGTACTGCGAGATTGGGTGCCAGTGTTTATTTTATTGGTTGTGTGGGTCTTGACCCGCTTGGGCAGCAAATCATGAGAAATCTCGTTAGTGAAAATGTGAATGTTGGTTTTGTAACAGAAACAGACCAAGATTCTACAGGCACAGCCTACGTCACAAGCTCTGACGGAGATGCTGCGATTGTAGTCGTTCCGGCAGCAAATAAGTATCTGACGACTCAAAATGTTGAAGAAGCAGATAAATATATCTACGCCTCAGACATGGTTCTTTTGCAATTGGAAATCCCGATGGATGTTGTAGAATTTACCATTAAAAAAGCAAAAAACTACGGTAAGTTAGTAGGTTTGTATGCCTCTCCTGGAAGACCTTTAAGCAGTGAAGTGATTGAAAATGTTGATTTTATTGTAGCTAAAAGCAACGAGCTTGAAATCATTTTCGGTGAAGATCAAAAAGAGAAAGTCCTCAAAAAGTATTTTAATAAAGTTTTCATTCGTGACGAAACCAATTCAACCATATATTTTGATGGTACAGAAATGAAATATTTCAGAAACGAAGATAAAAGTATGGTCTACAAAATGGGAATGGGCGATGCATTTACATCAGGTTTTTCCATCGCATTATGCCACGGAAATTCAATTGAAGAATGTGTAAAATTCGGAAATGAGGTTTCATCAAAAGTTTCATTGGGGAGAGGAGCCCAGACAGCACTTCCAAAGCTTTCAGAAATATTGAAGTAAATTATTTACCGCATATCGAAATCTCGAAAATCAATCAAATTTAAGCATAAAAATATCCACTTTTGACAGTGGATATTTTATTGTAATCCTATGGAAAAACTGCTTCTCCAAACCGATGACGGAATTCAACTTGCCGCCCATCTTTTTAAACCTGAAAAAAGCAATCATCAACTTTTATTGATTAATTCGGCGACCGGTGTGAAGCAGCAGATTTATTTCTCATTTGCACAGTTTTTTGCTTCAAAAGGTTTTACCGTTATCACTTACGATTATAGAGGGATTGGTCTTTCAAAGCCTCAAAACATGAGAAACTTTAAAGCCTCCATGAGAATTTGGGGAAGTAAAGATTACAAAACACTGACACAATTTATCCTGAATAATTTTACAGATTACAAGAAATTTTGTCTAGGACATTCAGTTGGTGCTTTGATTCTCGGGATGAACAAAGATTCTGAAATATTTGACGAATTTTTCTTTGTTGGAACTCAAAATGCATTCGTCGGGAATCTAAAATGGCGGACGAAAATTGAAGCTGTTTTAGGATTCGGAATTGTTCAGCCAGTATTCACTGAACTATTCGGTTATTTTCCAGCGCATTGGTTCGGGTTGGGAGAAAGTCTGCCAAAAAATTGCGCTTATGACTGGAGAATCTTAATTTTGAACAAGAAATCTACCAATAAATTATTGCTTAAAACGGATGACTTTTCAAAAGATTTAAATAAAAAAGTTTTTGTAATTCAGGCTGAAGATGACGCTTGGTTAACGGAAAAAGGGGTGAAATCATTATTAAATGATACGTATCCGAATCTGAAGCCAACGTACAGACTGATTAAAACTTCAGAATCTGAAAAAGGTGAAATAGGACACATCAATTTTTTTAGAAGCTATAATAAAAATCTTTGGGAAATTATTTTAAACGAAATTCAACAATAAAGCGACTCAAAAAATTCCCTCCTCTGGGGGGGTGGCAAAATTTGAAAAATTTTGACGGGGTGGGTTCAAGATAACTTTTAATAAAAATCAAAAAATGAACAACATCATACAAAACACAGTACAATTCGTAAAAGAAAAACTAGAAGGTGCCGAAGCTGGTCACGATTGGTTTCACATTGAAAGAGTATGGAAACTTTCAAAAAAGATTGCACAAACTGAAAATTGTAACCAAAATGTCGTTGAACTTTCTGCGTTATTACACGATATTGCAGATCCAAAATTTCATAACGGTGACGAAACTTTAGCCTTAAAAATCTCAAGAGAGTTTCTTGAAAGCCAAAATGTAGAGGATAAGATTATTCAGCAGGTTTTGTTTATCATTCAGAATATTTCGTTCAAAAATAGAGGAGAAGCACCAAAAGATTTACCTATTGAACTGAAAATTGTACAGGATGCTGATCGTATTGATGCCATCGGAGCTATTGGTGTTGCGAGAACATTCAACTTCGGAGGTTTTAAAAATAACCTGATGTATCATCCGGATATCGAGCCCAAACTCAATATGTCAAAAGACGATTACAAAAAATCAAATGGTACAACCATTAATCATTTTTATGAAAAACTGCTGCTGTTAAAAGATTTGATGAATACTGAAGAAGGCAAAAAAATAGCCGAAGAAAGACATCAATTTATGCTGAATTTCCTCGACCAGTTTTATAAAGAATGGAATGTTGATTAAAACAGGTTGTATCCTAATATTACAGAAGTGTAACTAAGTTCTGCAGTTTGTAATTCTTGTTTTTTAAGTATATTGTAATTGGTATTATATCTTAGCTCGATACTGAATTTGCTATTATAATTATAACCTGCCCCAAATGAAAAACTCTTGAATGCTTGATTTTGAGACATTTCTGTTTGGTCAAAAATATATCCTTCATAATCAACATCGATCGTTTTACTCTTACCAGATTTTAATGTTAGGACATTTACCTGTGTGTTTACAAAAAATTTAGATTTATCATTCAGATACATGTAATGTCTTACTCCAATTGGTAAATTTATAAAAGAATAATTCTCCATACTCATATTATAAAGGTCACTTCCTGTGGGTGCAATCATTTTTTTACTATTATAAGATGAGTATGTTGGTTCGAATAAAACTGCCCATTTATATTTGTTAAAAGGTAAAATTAGTTCTGCTTCAATTCCGATCCTGTAATTAGTTTGTGATGGGAATTCATTATTTCCAATAAAGTATGTTGTTTTAAGCGGTGAATAAAAATTAACTCCTGGTCTAAGATTTAAATTAAAATTTAATGATTTATTTTTCACCACAGAACTTTTTTCTTCTACATTTCCTGAGATTTGGGAATTGTGTGCTTTGAAAATTTTCATCATGCTGCCTTCTGTATATTTTGTTTTAGAAATCATTGATGATGTTTTAGAATCATTATTAAAAATATTTTTTAATTGCTGAAGATACGTGTCATTTGTAGCGACTTTAGAATCATTGCCTTCAGGATGATATTTTTTATAAGTCAAAGCTTTAATTTCTGAATCGTCAGAGTCGGAATAAAAATATATGCCAGAGTTTTTTGAACCATGATATGAATAAAGATTTTTATCACCAGAGGTTACTTCCTTTAAAAATGTACTGACTTCTTGTGTTTCTGGCTCATACTTGTTTGATAAGCTTGATAAATGAGATGGAGAAGTATCAATAATGCCTATGTATGATACATATTTTGGAAAGCCATTTACTCTATATTCTTTAATGGTCGCAGGATTTCCTTTAATTTCATTGGATTGATTATCAATTTTGTAGATAAATTCACTAGGGCTGTTTAGCCAATCAATATTTTTTATCAATACTTGCTTTTTTGTGTTATCTGAGGTGATGATATAACCTTCCTCGAACTTTACTTGAGCGTTTGACCATACTGTCAGAAGCAATAATAGTATTGAAATAATTCTTTTCATAGTTATTTAATTTTAATGCCAAATATACATAAATAAGTATCTTTGTACCATGGGGTTTATCATTTCTATCATCTTTTTTTCACTGATTCTTTCACTTTTTCTGTATAAAGTGAAGTCTGGAGAGTTTGCCAAATTGGCGAAAATCTTTCGGATTTTTACTTTGGTTTTTTCCATTTCGCTGTTTACGTATTGGTTTATCAAAAAAAGTTCGATTGGGATTGTGAGCAATTCTGTTTCTCTGCAGGTTATAAATAAACTTCCACAGCCGCTAGATTTTTATGTAATTACTGTAAATAATTTAGATAAAAGCGGAACTTTTGAGACAAAACACATCGGAAAAGTTCGTCCTGAATATTACAGAATTGAGTATCTTAAACTAACCAAATCTGATCAGTACTGGATTGTCGGTTATCTTGGAAAGAAAAATATGGTTTACTTTTCGCAGCACGCTGTACCCAATAAAAACATGGATCAGATTGTTGAAGTTCAAAACTACATTATTCAAAGTGAAAAGCTTTCCGAACAGGCAAAAAAGCATGTTGAAAATTATAATTTTGAAAATATCCAGTTAGGAATTTGGGTGACGCTTTGCTTTCTTCTGATTTTTCTGAATATTTCTTTGATGGTGAGAACCAAGTCAAAGCAAATAAAATAATGTTTATAATTACTCCAAAGGAACATTCTCTGTGTGGTATGGTTAATCCACAAAAGTAAAGCACTCCGTAGGAGTGCTATCTTTATTAAAGTCAAAGTATTTTAGAATTCAGATTAAAATAAATTTGGCATATTTTCCTGACCCATTTTTGGTATAATAATCTCAGTTTTCCATTCTTTATTCATGTTTTCAATGAAATAAGAAGAAAGCAAAGGCGAAGCTTTTTCAAGATTTTGGTGTACAAAGAAATATAAATTCTGCAAACCTTCTTTTTTCCATTTCGTTAAATGCTTCAACCAGTCACCTAATCTTTCGTAATCACTTTCGGCGTTGGCTCCAACATATCTGATAAACGCATTCGGAGTCGTTAGTCGCATGTGAAGCATATCTCTTCTTCCGGCAGTATCTACAATAATGTTTGTGATATTATTATCTTCAAAAAGCTGGCAGGTTTTATCGAAAATTTCTTCATCAGTAAACCATTCTGTATTTCGGAGTTCGATGGCTAAAGGAACTTCTTTGGGCCATTTATTGACAAATTGCTCAAGTCTTTCGTAATCTTTAGGTTTAAAATTGTCATGAAGCTGTAAGAAAACCATTCCTAATTTTTCATCAAAATTTAAAACTGCCGTCGCAAACTGGGTCACAACATCATCAATATTCAAAAGTCTTCTGAAATGCGAAACCGTATTGGTGATTTTCGGGAAAAACTTAAAATCTGCCGGCGTTTTTTCTTTCCATGTCAAAACCTGTTCGGAGGTTGGCATTCCGTAGAATGTTGCATTCAGTTCGATTGAATTGAATTGTGTGGCGTAATAAGTCAGCTCGTCTTTTGTTCCTTTTGGATAAAAGCCTTTCAAATCTGTTTTATTCCATTTTGCACAGCCAATTGAGATATTTTCAAGCCCTTTTTTATTTTGCTTCAAAATTTCTTTGGTTCTCGAATGATCTTTTGGTAATGTAAAATCTATCTTTGATGGGTCTTCTACTTGTCCGAATTTCATAACTGTTGATTAAGTTTTTTGGAATATTAAAAATAATAAATCTAATTATATTTTAATAGTTTTTCTGCCATTTTGAGATATTTAATTTGGACTTTGTTTTTATTGATTGGAGTAAAGAATTTTTCTGTATAAAAAATGTTAATAAGCCATCTGTTCTTTATTTTCTCTATAAAAGTAGTCTTTCCAATCGCTAGATTTTTCCTGATATTTAGACATTCGTTATTAATGTTTTCATATTCATCAGTTTTCTCATCTGTACTGTCAAAACCATACCATTTTCCATTTTTCTTTAAAATTATTGGTGTGTAATAGGTTCTTCTATGAACGAAATCACCAGCTTTATTTTTCACAAGATAGATAATCGCATAATCATAAACCGAATATCTAATTTGATTCATATGGGTATAGGAATTAAAAACAAGTGTGTCTGTCTTAATCTCGTCATCAAAGGTTTGCTCCACTTTATAAACATTTTTATATTTCAAATAAAAACTGTCATCAGGCTTTACTCTTTCGACCGAAATTTTCTTACCTACAAATGCATAAATTTTAAATTGGGAATAAAAAATATTTATAACCAAAATCAGGAACATTGTAATTAGTTTTTTCATTGGCTTTAATTTAAAATGAATAGTTACAATTTACAATTAATCCCCATCCTCCAACTCAAAAATATCCTCCACTTTTTTATCAAAATATTTTGCAATCTTCAAAGCTAAAACCGTTGATGGAACGTATTTTCCTGCTTCCATGGCGTTGATGGTCTGACGTGATACTCCGATTTTTTTTGCTAAATCTTCCTGTGTGATATTTTTTACTGCTCTTTCTATTTTAATCGTGTTTTTCATTTTTTTAATAATAAATAGTTAAATCTGAAAACATACAGAACCAAAGGTAAAAACATAATTAAAATCATTGCTGTGAAAAAAAGGCTTCCAAAAATGGTTAGAAATAAAAGCAGAATGATAGAGTAGGTAACAATTAAACTCCAAAATACAGACTTTAATCTTAAACTTGAAATGTACTCATCTTCTATTTTTTCTTTTGAACAGCCTACCAGAATTCCACCGATTATAATTAAAATTCCAAACAGATTTGGGAAAATTGCAATTTCTGTTTTTTTAAGTAATCCGTTTTCTTCACTACTCAGGGGAAATCCTGAATTGTAAAATACAGGTACAGAAACTTCAGGCAAAGTAAGAATATCAGTCAATGATAATATTCCTAAAATTAATGATGGAATGAAAATGATCCAGCCTATTTTTTGAAATGGTTTGGGAAAAGTTGTAATGTATTCATATTGTTATTTTTAATTATTCAAATGTAAAAATATTTTACAATATGTAAAGTTTATTTTACTTTTTTTCAAAAAGAAATTATTTGATTATGGATGTTGTTTATGTCGTTGAAAAATTAGTATTTAAACAGCTTTGTACACGTTTTCACGAAATGTCTATTCAAATGAGGATACATTATAAAGTATAAATGAGAATCTTTATTACGAAATTTTACTCCACTTATTTTTTCCTTTATAATACTGAAGATAATAGTTCTTAATAATCTGATGCTCAGTTCTTGTCAATAAAGGATCGGCTTCCAGAATTTTTTCCACCATATTTTTAGTGTTTTTAATGATGGCAGCATCATTTACCAAATCCAATTTTTTAAAATCAACGACACCGCTCTGCTGAGTTCCCAAAATATCACCGGGACCGCGCAATTGCATATCAACTTCAGAAATTTTAAAACCGTCATTGGTTTCTGTCATGGTTTTGATTCTCGTTCGGCTTTCCGTCGACAGTTTATCCGAAGTCATCAGAATACAATAGCTCTGTTCGGCACCTCTTCCAACACGACCTCGCAACTGATGAAGCTGTGATAAACCAAATCTCTCAGCACTTTCTATGACCATCACAGAAGCATTCGGAACGTTGACCCCGACTTCAATCACTGTCGTAGCAACCATAATCTGAGAATTTCCTGATGCGAAATAATTCATTGCTTCGTCTTTTTCGTCAGGTTTCATTTTTCCATGAAGCATGGTTACGTTGTAATTTGAAAAGTTTTCCATTACATGCTCTAAACCTTCCATCAGATTTTTATAATCCAACGTTTCAGATTCTTCGATTAACGGATAAACGAAATAGATTTGTCTTCCCTTGCGAATTTCTTCATGACAGAAATTGTAAACGTAAGCACGATCTTTTTCTCTACGATGAGCGGTGATAATTGGTTTTCTTCCGACAGGCATTTCGTCTATCACAGAAACATCCAGATCAGAATAAAAACTCATCGCCAAAGTCCTTGGGATTGGCGTTGCAGTCATTACAAGAATATGAGGCGGGATTTTATTTTTTGCCCAAAGTTTTGCTCTTTGTGCCACACCAAATCGGTGCTGCTCATCGATGATGGCAAGACCAAGATTTTTAAATTTAACTTTATCTTCCAAAACAGCGTGAGTTCCTATCAAAATTGAAAGTTCACCGTTTTCCAATTCTTCATGAATGATTTTTCGGGCGGAAGCTTTTACAGAACCTGTGAGAATATTGACTTTGATTTCTGTGTCTTTCAGTAAATCTTTGATTCCGTTATAATGTTGCTGAGCAAGAATTTCTGTCGGAGCCATCAGACAACTCTGAAAGCCGTTATCAAGCGCAATCAGCATGGTTAATAAAGCAACCATTGTTTTTCCTGAGCCTACATCACCTTGTAAAAGTCGATTCATCTGGATGGGCTTTTTCATATCCAACCTGATTTCCTTTAAAACTCTTTTCTGTGCATTCGTGAGTTCAAAAGGAAGATGATTTTCATAAAAATCGGTAAAATAGTCGCCAACAATCGGGAACGGATTTCCTTGTGATTTTGTTTTGTGATGTGCTTTTTTTAAACCAAAACCCAATTGAAAAAAGAAAGATTCTTCAAATTTTAGTCTAAAATTGGCTTTATCACAATATTCTAAATTTTCCGGGAAATGGATGTTCAGATAAGTTTGCTGTCTCGATAAAAACTTCATCGATTTAATAAGATATTCCGGTAGATTTTCCTGAATTAAATTTGGAATTTCTTTGCAGATATTTCTTAAAATCACCTGAAAAAATTTCTGATTCAAACCTCTTTTTGTAAGTTTCTCAGAGCTTGGGTAAATGGGTCTTAATCTGTTGTCTTTTTCTTTGTTTTCATCCAGTTCAATTTCCGGATGTGGCATCGAGAACTGATTATTGAATGCATTAATCTTTCCAAATATAAAAACCTCACGATTCATCGGAAGCTGCTCTTTCAGCCATTTTGAATACTGAAACCACACCAAATCCATGCTTCCTGTATCGTCATTGAATTTTGCGGTCAGCCTTTTTATTTTACCGTTGTGAATTTCCTGAACGTTGGAAATTTTTCCTTTTAGCTGGATTTCAATATTGCTTTCCTGCAGATTTCCTATTTTGTACAATTTATTTTTATCGATGTAACGAATAGGATAGAAGTGTAAAAGATCTTCCACAGTAGAAATACCCAACACATTTTTGATGAGTTTGGCTCGTTCAGGACCTATTCCTTTTACAAATTCTATGGAGGTTTCTAAAGTCAATGTTTATGAAAGGCACGAATTTCGGGAAAATTTAGAAATAAAAAAGCTTTCAGATTTGAAAGCTTAGACTTTGTTTTTTTGCTCTCTCTCATTTTGCAGATTGAGCATTTTTTTTTAGATTAAATGTCAAAAACAATTCGCTACGAAACTTTCTAATCTTTTATATTTGATTTAAATTTTTTCTGATAATCTTCCCATTCTTCACGGTTTTTTATTTTTTTGTATAGGTCGTTTGAAATTAATGAAAGATAAGGTTCTAATTCTTTTGCTGAAAGTTCTCCCTGCAAAATTGTAATTGGTGCACCGTTTTCATCTAAAAATACGGTGCTCGGAACTGCTCCTACATTCATAAACTGTGTAAATTCATGAAGGGAATTTCTTCCTTTTTTATGTGCTTTATTCTCATTAGAAAAACTTCTTCCAAATATTTCTATGGTTCTTTTATCCTCTGCATCAAATTTTACCGGATAATAATTTTGATTTAAAAATTCTGCAATCACTGTATGTCCATACGTTTTTTTATCCATGATTTTGCATGGCCCGCACCAATCTGCGTAGAAGTCAATCAGAATTTTTTTAGGTTGAGTTTTTTGAGCATTTAATGCTTCTTCAATCGTCATCCATTTTACCTGTGCAAAATTTAAACTGATAAAAAAAAGGAAAAGTATGGTGGATATTTTTTTCATGATTTGATATTTTGTACAAGTTACAGAGATTCTATTTAACCTCCTGCATGAGCTTTTTAACTAATGGTGATATCAAAATCAGTACCACTCCGGCAATTAGAGCGTAAATAGCAAGTTGGTAGTAACCGTCTGTATAGGATTGTAATTTAGAAACTAAGTCATTTCCTGTGTTCGATTTTGAAATTTCAGCACCCAATTTTCCAGCAGCAAGCTGACCGAATGCACTTGCTAAAAACCAAAGTCCCATCATCATTCCGAATAATCTTTTGGGGGATAATTTAGTAATAATCGACATTCCTATAGGTCCAAGACAAAGCTCACCAATTGTAGTGATAAAGTATGCAAAAGCAAAAACATTTAACGATGTTATTCCTTTAACGTTTGCAAAAAATTTAGTGTAATAAAAGATATAAAATGATGCAGAAAGGAATAAAAATCCGATTCCGAACTTTATTAAAGTATTTGGTTCTAATTTTTTCTTTGCCAACCAAAGCCAAAGTAAACCTATAATTGGGCTTAAAATGATGACAAAAAGTGTATTGGAGCTGTTATTCACAACATTCGGATCCATATTAAATCCTAATAAACTGTGATCTAAATTGTCTTTTGCAAATAATGATAATGAACCTCCACTTTGCTCATAAATCGCATTGAATAAGAAGTAGAAAAATATAAATGCAAATGCAGCAATCAGTTTTTTCTGATAACTAACCTGTTCTAATTTTA comes from Chryseobacterium sp. 3008163 and encodes:
- a CDS encoding DUF3239 domain-containing protein is translated as MEDDREIFTLNSNTVASNPGRVKVMPLVLMKHFHTPILLLIALLTSIAFALDVSLIWGGFAFLIFLAINIFYWRRKKEHFAHGDSNGGIIISDKPKLIAVTTDLSIGFGGKYPVVKIISYKGKGKLNDRISTVALYQGSDNTTTHWDDFFPVPVEYVNNNQIELKDVLQSYSNESWEILQNRIQQINKPYREGLFIIYSDDSNW
- a CDS encoding DUF4241 domain-containing protein, with the translated sequence MTHLENIQKLFSKNFVESPLLESFDVGKIYLPTGKLVACDPLITNDMQAFTNVFPKGDFSVLLHKERESNCVAYAEIVFTDAEITSWKLATTESQNIKDLAEGEVFGYPVESGMGCFMDVETQTSLSDLEQKLFRRKGDDFMGIYEEFFHEHFFDENGAIDQYAFLKPSEELPGTIFGFETGYGEGFYASYIGYDQANAPVKIVTEFIEILVN
- a CDS encoding ribokinase, whose translation is MNFSSTQHKIIVVGSCSLDLVLYTEKIPSSNETVMASHCDNYFGGKGANQAVGTARLGASVYFIGCVGLDPLGQQIMRNLVSENVNVGFVTETDQDSTGTAYVTSSDGDAAIVVVPAANKYLTTQNVEEADKYIYASDMVLLQLEIPMDVVEFTIKKAKNYGKLVGLYASPGRPLSSEVIENVDFIVAKSNELEIIFGEDQKEKVLKKYFNKVFIRDETNSTIYFDGTEMKYFRNEDKSMVYKMGMGDAFTSGFSIALCHGNSIEECVKFGNEVSSKVSLGRGAQTALPKLSEILK
- a CDS encoding serine aminopeptidase domain-containing protein, which codes for MEKLLLQTDDGIQLAAHLFKPEKSNHQLLLINSATGVKQQIYFSFAQFFASKGFTVITYDYRGIGLSKPQNMRNFKASMRIWGSKDYKTLTQFILNNFTDYKKFCLGHSVGALILGMNKDSEIFDEFFFVGTQNAFVGNLKWRTKIEAVLGFGIVQPVFTELFGYFPAHWFGLGESLPKNCAYDWRILILNKKSTNKLLLKTDDFSKDLNKKVFVIQAEDDAWLTEKGVKSLLNDTYPNLKPTYRLIKTSESEKGEIGHINFFRSYNKNLWEIILNEIQQ
- a CDS encoding HD domain-containing protein, with product MNNIIQNTVQFVKEKLEGAEAGHDWFHIERVWKLSKKIAQTENCNQNVVELSALLHDIADPKFHNGDETLALKISREFLESQNVEDKIIQQVLFIIQNISFKNRGEAPKDLPIELKIVQDADRIDAIGAIGVARTFNFGGFKNNLMYHPDIEPKLNMSKDDYKKSNGTTINHFYEKLLLLKDLMNTEEGKKIAEERHQFMLNFLDQFYKEWNVD
- a CDS encoding DUF72 domain-containing protein, which translates into the protein MKFGQVEDPSKIDFTLPKDHSRTKEILKQNKKGLENISIGCAKWNKTDLKGFYPKGTKDELTYYATQFNSIELNATFYGMPTSEQVLTWKEKTPADFKFFPKITNTVSHFRRLLNIDDVVTQFATAVLNFDEKLGMVFLQLHDNFKPKDYERLEQFVNKWPKEVPLAIELRNTEWFTDEEIFDKTCQLFEDNNITNIIVDTAGRRDMLHMRLTTPNAFIRYVGANAESDYERLGDWLKHLTKWKKEGLQNLYFFVHQNLEKASPLLSSYFIENMNKEWKTEIIIPKMGQENMPNLF
- a CDS encoding helix-turn-helix transcriptional regulator, giving the protein MKNTIKIERAVKNITQEDLAKKIGVSRQTINAMEAGKYVPSTVLALKIAKYFDKKVEDIFELEDGD
- the recG gene encoding ATP-dependent DNA helicase RecG, translating into MTLETSIEFVKGIGPERAKLIKNVLGISTVEDLLHFYPIRYIDKNKLYKIGNLQESNIEIQLKGKISNVQEIHNGKIKRLTAKFNDDTGSMDLVWFQYSKWLKEQLPMNREVFIFGKINAFNNQFSMPHPEIELDENKEKDNRLRPIYPSSEKLTKRGLNQKFFQVILRNICKEIPNLIQENLPEYLIKSMKFLSRQQTYLNIHFPENLEYCDKANFRLKFEESFFFQLGFGLKKAHHKTKSQGNPFPIVGDYFTDFYENHLPFELTNAQKRVLKEIRLDMKKPIQMNRLLQGDVGSGKTMVALLTMLIALDNGFQSCLMAPTEILAQQHYNGIKDLLKDTEIKVNILTGSVKASARKIIHEELENGELSILIGTHAVLEDKVKFKNLGLAIIDEQHRFGVAQRAKLWAKNKIPPHILVMTATPIPRTLAMSFYSDLDVSVIDEMPVGRKPIITAHRREKDRAYVYNFCHEEIRKGRQIYFVYPLIEESETLDYKNLMEGLEHVMENFSNYNVTMLHGKMKPDEKDEAMNYFASGNSQIMVATTVIEVGVNVPNASVMVIESAERFGLSQLHQLRGRVGRGAEQSYCILMTSDKLSTESRTRIKTMTETNDGFKISEVDMQLRGPGDILGTQQSGVVDFKKLDLVNDAAIIKNTKNMVEKILEADPLLTRTEHQIIKNYYLQYYKGKNKWSKIS
- a CDS encoding thioredoxin family protein; amino-acid sequence: MKKISTILFLFFISLNFAQVKWMTIEEALNAQKTQPKKILIDFYADWCGPCKIMDKKTYGHTVIAEFLNQNYYPVKFDAEDKRTIEIFGRSFSNENKAHKKGRNSLHEFTQFMNVGAVPSTVFLDENGAPITILQGELSAKELEPYLSLISNDLYKKIKNREEWEDYQKKFKSNIKD